A genomic stretch from Ovis canadensis isolate MfBH-ARS-UI-01 breed Bighorn chromosome 5, ARS-UI_OviCan_v2, whole genome shotgun sequence includes:
- the LOC138441219 gene encoding LOW QUALITY PROTEIN: interferon-gamma-inducible GTPase 10-like (The sequence of the model RefSeq protein was modified relative to this genomic sequence to represent the inferred CDS: inserted 1 base in 1 codon) gives MHLLLLNFILKNDFGQLTSELPSFYKTLVSEVGGILPQESLKRIQTDFEKGQPIEAADEIQRALQSAENATLNVAVIGQSGSGKSSFINVLQGIGHEQAGSASVGVVPTTTKKTPYPHLKCPNMTFWDLPGTGTPESNPDPYQEVVGDDNYDFFIIISSSRFSANDTFLAQKIQEKGKKFYFVRTKVDSDLYNEKKSKPRSFKKETVLQQIRDNCLVKLSKIVSEPTVFLVSNFKPKKFDFPKLQETLLQDLPAEKRYIPLLLCPNLSESFIEMKRAMIKEKVWLKAIRAAILAFIPLTPFFCGFNLSEQKSQLKHYQSDFGLDEESVSQIAQNLGISEQEIYSLMKSADFNSLVKDDSIXTNVKKCAEFICSVTGLPQSSIFQFYKVYFLHLKFIDTVAEDAKRVLAKIEEMKPDRME, from the exons ATGCATCTACTCCTcttaaacttcattttaaaaaatgattttgggCAACTGACCTCAGAGTTACCGTCTTTCTACAAAACATTAGTCAGTGAAGTTGGGGGGATCCTCCCTCAGGAAAGCCTTAAACGTATTCAAACAGACTTTGAGAAGGGGCAGCCAATAGAGGCGGCTGATGAAATTCAGAGAGCACTTCAGAGCGCTGAGAATGCTACCCTGAATGTGGCTGTGATTGGGCAATCTGGTTCTGGCAAGTCCAGTTTCATCAATGTCTTGCAAGGAATTGGTCATGAACAGGCTGGATCTGCTTCTGTTGGAGTTGTGCCAACCACCACAAAGAAAACTCCCTATCCACATCTGAAGTGTCCCAACATGACCTTCTGGGACCTGCCTGGAACTGGGACCCCCGAATCCAATCCAGACCCTTATCAAGAAGTAGTGGGAGATGATAACTATgactttttcatcattatttcttCCTCACGGTTTAGCGCAAACGATACTTTCCTGGCCCAGAAGATtcaggagaagggaaaaaaattctactttGTTAGAACCAAGGTGGATAGTGATttatataatgaaaagaaaagcaaacccaGATCTTTCAAAAAGGAGACAGTCCTTCAGCAGATCCGAGACAACTGCCTGGTCAAACTCAGCAAAATTGTATCTGAGCCGACTGTCTTCCTGGTGTCCAACTTTAAGCCAAAGAAGTTTGATTTTCCAAAACTGCAGGAGACACTGCTGCAGGATCTCCCTGCTGAAAAGCGCTACATCCCTCTCCTCTTGTGCCCAAATTTGTCTGAGTCTTTCATTGAGATGAAGAGAGCTATGATCAAGGAGAAGGTCTGGCTGAAAGCCATCAGGGCAGCCATTTTGGCCTTCATCCCCTTGACGCCTTTCTTCTGTGGCTTTAATTTGTCTGAACAGAAGAGTCAGTTGAAACATTATCAGAGCGATTTTGGTTTGGATGAGGAGTCGGTCAGTCAGATTGCCCAGAACCTGGGCATATCTGAGCAAGAGATCTACAGCCTCATGAAGTCCGCAGATTTCAACTCACTTGTGAAGGATGACAGTA ATACCAATGTCAAGAAGTGTGCtgagttcatttgctcagttacTGGACTCCCCCAGTCTTCTATTTTCCAGTTTTACAAAGTCTACTTTCTACATCTGAAATTCATCGATACAGTGGCGGAAGATGCTAAAAGAGTCTTGGCTAAGATTGAGGAGATGAAGCCTGATAGGATGGAGTAG